The genomic interval TTATTATTACTTTTACTTCCATTCGTAAAGCAATCATTCTTGGAATTCCTGAAAGTTTACAACACGCAATTGGTGGTGGTATCGGTATTTTCATTGCCTATATTGGGATTAAAAATGCAGGAATTTTGCGTTTTATCGCTGACCCAGGAACTTATGTGAACAACCATGGAACTATTACAGCAAATTCATCAATTGTTCCAGAACTTGTAACTTTTAATAACCCAGGCGTATTAGTCGCACTTGTTGGGATTGTAGTGACAATGTTCTTTGTTATTCGTAAATGGCGTGCAGGAATTTTACTTTCAATCTTAGTAACGACTATCTTAGCTCTTTTGACTGGTGTAGTTAAAGTTGATGTGAATACTTTATTTGCTGAAAACAACTTAGGAACAGCTATCAATCAAATGGGAACAACCTTTGGTGCTGCTTTTGGTCCAAAAGGTTTTGGCTCTTTATTCTCAGACTCATCACGTTATATTGAAGTTTTGATGACAGTCCTTGCTTTCTCATTGACATCTATCTTTGACCCAATTGGTACCTTTATTGGAACAGGTCGCGCAACAGGAATCTTTACAGATGAAGATTTGAAAGATATGGAAACAAGTCATGGTTTCTCTTCTAAAATGGATAAAGCTTTGTTTGCTGACATGATTGCCACTCCAATCGGAGCAATTTTCGGAACATCAAATACAACTGTTTATGTGGAATCTGCAGCCGGAATTGGTGCAGGGGGACGTACTGGTCTTGCATCTGTTGTAACGGCAATTATGTTTGCTATCTCAAGTTTATTCTTACCACTTCTTGCAATTGTTCCAACACAAGCAACTGCACCAATCTTGATTATTGTTGGGATGATGATGCTTGGTTCATTTAAAGAAATTAAATGGGGTGATTTGACTGAAGCAATTCCTGCTTTCTTTGCCTCAGTATTTATGGGACTTGCTTACTCAATCTCTTATGGGATTGCAGCTGGTTTCATCACTTACATTCTGGTCAAACTGTTCACAGGAAAAGTGAAAGAAGTAAAACCTGTCATTTGGGTTGTTGCACTTTTATTCTTGATTAACTTCGCTGTTTTGGCAGTACTTTAAAAAATTAAGATTCGTCAGTAAATGACGGGTCTTTTTTACTCACAGCTTTAGTCGCAAGCCAATGAAACAAATATAATGCATATCTAAAGATAAAAAAATTACTGCTTTGGCTAATTTATGCTAAAATCAAATGAAAGAGTATTGAATGTAAAAAATGTGAGTAATCTAAAGAAATATGTGAGAAGCAAAGCATGAAAAAAAATATTTCTCTTATTGTGAGTTTTATTGGTGTATTTATAATTGGTGTTATTATTGGGCGGT from Lactococcus lactis carries:
- a CDS encoding NCS2 family permease, with the translated sequence MNKFFKLEENGTTVGREIMAGLTTFFAMSYILFVNPQVLGTTGMPVQAVFLATILASIVGTLAIALIANVPYALAPGMGLNAFFAYTVVLSLGYTWQEALAMVFICGIINIIITFTSIRKAIILGIPESLQHAIGGGIGIFIAYIGIKNAGILRFIADPGTYVNNHGTITANSSIVPELVTFNNPGVLVALVGIVVTMFFVIRKWRAGILLSILVTTILALLTGVVKVDVNTLFAENNLGTAINQMGTTFGAAFGPKGFGSLFSDSSRYIEVLMTVLAFSLTSIFDPIGTFIGTGRATGIFTDEDLKDMETSHGFSSKMDKALFADMIATPIGAIFGTSNTTVYVESAAGIGAGGRTGLASVVTAIMFAISSLFLPLLAIVPTQATAPILIIVGMMMLGSFKEIKWGDLTEAIPAFFASVFMGLAYSISYGIAAGFITYILVKLFTGKVKEVKPVIWVVALLFLINFAVLAVL